A window of Syntrophales bacterium contains these coding sequences:
- a CDS encoding 6-pyruvoyl-tetrahydropterin synthase-related protein, producing MCVKISLYREGGRRYWVSSSILVALLILSHNMQAYLLAVAIALFFLVWGCSPLISRKNLSLIAESALVGLALTAFWSIPGATQWETPGVPWLPPEIMELKSLSLGQLLSPHSAHAALFLLAFLGAFLWFTRTKDRFAWLGLAISFVFTASLALGPGNPIYQLLPLGDRLIPYRFLDAAALPAAILAGFLVQSISRVVSRGVEMPSLSAWFGFPVAVVFVLFIILTSTYLPIFSPHEYREIQQYINEVPSASSHPFQKGRLATALPLVNGEQAFFPVRDGFNMLHGWNVEGTVHRYTLINHNTAYSENFLNYILRNWHLWNVRSALLDEREEYLRKMSAYLLEQGWERGFESDGFSVLVSNRPSSYLMELNSDVLVIGRSSFHVVRLFPWVTEGRLANPLDYPEEYINLFKVIYLYDFPKLNIAALEKQIEEWTQRGKTVIVDLSWSAQVPELLGVRHFSKSVSGEITLDAAEKGFPYYDSEVKINLKEGSGAIYTGLDEVLLTYTEGPGAFTFAVIGAKQLPGGKAYFIGLHVPRLIVPEHRDEAQQLLETILDFGKPRKNDVPEPFETIQHSWSNHGLTFEYESAEEEAVVISVTHTPRWHVYLNGEPITAYRHENLVLLILPPGRHTVSMRYGSSSAVYTGWLITALAAGWLVWRGKHLAKRQKEEL from the coding sequence GTGTGTGTAAAGATCAGCCTCTACAGGGAGGGAGGCCGCAGGTACTGGGTCTCCTCGTCCATCCTTGTCGCCCTGCTGATCCTCTCCCACAACATGCAGGCATACCTTCTCGCTGTTGCCATAGCCCTTTTCTTCTTGGTGTGGGGGTGCAGCCCCCTGATATCTCGGAAAAATCTATCGCTTATTGCAGAATCCGCCCTGGTGGGTTTGGCCCTGACCGCTTTCTGGTCCATACCGGGAGCGACCCAGTGGGAAACACCGGGCGTTCCCTGGCTGCCCCCGGAAATCATGGAGCTGAAATCTCTATCCCTGGGACAGCTGCTATCTCCCCATTCTGCCCATGCCGCCTTATTCCTGCTGGCTTTTTTGGGGGCATTCCTCTGGTTCACCAGGACGAAAGACCGATTTGCCTGGCTCGGCCTTGCTATCTCCTTCGTTTTTACGGCTTCTTTGGCTCTGGGGCCGGGCAACCCGATCTATCAGCTGTTGCCCCTAGGTGACAGGTTGATACCCTATCGTTTTCTTGATGCTGCAGCTCTTCCTGCCGCAATCTTGGCCGGATTTCTCGTGCAAAGCATCTCCCGTGTTGTTTCCAGGGGTGTGGAGATGCCTAGCCTGTCAGCATGGTTTGGGTTCCCCGTTGCAGTAGTGTTCGTGCTTTTCATCATCCTGACCTCTACCTACCTTCCAATATTTTCACCCCACGAATATCGTGAAATACAGCAATATATTAATGAAGTGCCTTCTGCGTCATCCCATCCGTTCCAGAAAGGCCGCCTAGCCACCGCGCTGCCGCTTGTAAATGGTGAACAGGCCTTTTTTCCTGTCAGGGATGGTTTCAACATGCTGCACGGCTGGAATGTTGAGGGCACCGTCCACCGATACACCCTGATCAATCACAATACAGCTTACTCTGAGAACTTCTTGAATTATATCCTTCGGAACTGGCATCTCTGGAATGTGCGGTCAGCCCTTCTTGATGAAAGGGAAGAGTACCTGCGAAAAATGTCCGCTTACCTCCTTGAGCAGGGGTGGGAGCGCGGATTTGAAAGTGACGGCTTTTCCGTTCTGGTTTCTAACCGTCCTTCATCCTACCTGATGGAGCTAAACTCCGACGTGCTCGTGATCGGAAGAAGTAGCTTTCACGTGGTGCGACTCTTCCCCTGGGTAACGGAGGGGCGCCTTGCAAATCCGCTGGACTATCCGGAGGAGTATATCAACCTTTTCAAGGTTATCTATCTCTACGATTTTCCAAAGCTTAATATAGCCGCTCTGGAAAAGCAGATCGAGGAGTGGACACAACGTGGAAAAACAGTGATTGTTGATCTGTCCTGGTCCGCACAGGTTCCCGAATTACTGGGGGTCAGGCACTTCAGTAAAAGCGTCAGCGGGGAGATAACCCTTGACGCTGCAGAAAAAGGATTTCCTTATTACGACAGCGAAGTAAAGATAAACTTAAAAGAAGGAAGCGGGGCGATTTACACAGGGCTGGACGAGGTCTTATTAACTTATACTGAGGGGCCGGGCGCTTTCACTTTTGCAGTAATCGGGGCAAAACAGCTGCCTGGAGGAAAAGCTTACTTTATCGGCCTGCATGTGCCGAGGCTTATTGTCCCCGAGCATAGGGATGAAGCACAGCAGCTGCTGGAAACGATTCTTGACTTCGGGAAACCTCGCAAAAATGACGTGCCGGAACCTTTCGAAACCATCCAGCACTCCTGGAGTAACCACGGCTTAACATTTGAATACGAATCCGCCGAAGAAGAGGCGGTGGTCATATCGGTCACCCATACTCCCAGGTGGCATGTTTATCTTAATGGTGAACCCATCACCGCATACAGGCATGAGAACCTGGTCCTGTTAATTTTACCGCCTGGCAGGCACACCGTCAGTATGAGATACGGTTCGAGCAGCGCTGTATACACAGGTTGGCTTATCACCGCCCTGGCTGCAGGATGGCTGGTGTGGCGGGGCAAACACCTGGCAAAAAGGCAGAAGGAAGAGCTTTAA
- a CDS encoding IS4 family transposase, which translates to TGVISWYDKAMQIHGLNFPESLIAYIGETVDAEPTISRRELSQRVCQRQNWRSPNGKLKEMSCRKALSELDKRDVIHLPVSSETYSFNQPAEPVLCVDVPEISCSLAELGSISIQPIMSRYCHESKVWRSLVETHHYLGAQSLCGAQIRYLIVSSSFGPIGALAFTSASWALAARDTYIGWTELARRTNLDKVLCNARFLIIPSVKVPNLASHALSLALDRLPNDWEERYAIRPVLVETFVDPTRFDGTCYKAANWTLVGDSSGRRDGIPKRIFLRPLCADWQDILYDAVEPKLGTVPRVETPTSWAEEEFGSARLFDPRLKRRLYTIAEDFYNNCEKSIPEACGSNAKTIGAYRFFQNEAVSMDVLLTAHTEATIERIKEHSIVLAPQDTTTLDYNTHPMTEGLGPTSGEQSGGLGLIMHDTLAFTDNGTPLGVLDAQCWARDPENTQKSKKRKSLPIEQKESIKWLSSFRKVAEIQKLCPDTMLVSMGDRESDIYELLQEATKDPEGPKLLIRAEKSRNRKVEQKHLWDHMIRCDVEGMLKIHIPRRGSTKARDALVELRFAEVELTPPKHLATQLPITVWAVYLRENPDTQDDTDKINPIEWMLLTTVPVHTLDDAKTRAEWYSGRWGIEVYHRTLKSGCRIRDRQLETADRLEACIGIDMVVAWRIYHLTMLGRETPEVPCTVFFSDVEWKALCCYTTKESKPPETPPTLEEAIRMVGQMGGHLGRKRDGAPGTQVLWRGLQRLSTAAEMYAIFTEPRNSSP; encoded by the coding sequence ACACAGGGGTGATTTCCTGGTACGATAAAGCCATGCAAATCCATGGCCTCAATTTCCCGGAATCTTTAATTGCATACATTGGGGAAACAGTCGATGCAGAGCCAACAATTTCGCGTCGTGAATTGTCCCAGCGGGTCTGCCAACGTCAGAATTGGCGATCTCCTAATGGCAAGTTGAAAGAGATGAGTTGCCGAAAGGCCTTGTCTGAACTCGACAAGCGTGATGTCATTCACTTGCCAGTGTCATCCGAAACGTACTCGTTTAATCAACCCGCTGAACCTGTGCTTTGTGTTGACGTTCCTGAAATATCTTGCTCATTGGCTGAGTTAGGCTCTATTTCTATTCAGCCTATTATGAGCAGGTATTGTCATGAATCCAAAGTTTGGCGATCGCTTGTTGAAACTCACCATTATTTGGGGGCTCAATCTCTTTGTGGTGCTCAAATACGCTATCTCATCGTGAGTTCATCGTTTGGACCAATTGGAGCCCTGGCCTTTACTTCTGCTTCCTGGGCATTAGCAGCCCGTGATACATATATTGGCTGGACAGAGCTTGCAAGACGTACCAATTTGGACAAGGTACTATGTAATGCTCGTTTCTTAATCATACCATCGGTAAAGGTGCCCAATTTGGCATCACATGCTCTATCTTTGGCGTTAGATCGCTTGCCGAACGATTGGGAAGAACGATATGCCATACGTCCAGTCCTAGTAGAAACATTCGTCGATCCAACTCGATTTGACGGCACTTGTTACAAGGCTGCAAACTGGACTCTGGTCGGCGATAGTTCTGGACGCCGTGATGGTATTCCAAAACGAATCTTCCTACGACCACTATGTGCCGACTGGCAGGATATTCTTTATGATGCTGTCGAACCCAAACTTGGAACAGTGCCCCGTGTCGAAACACCAACAAGTTGGGCCGAGGAAGAGTTCGGATCCGCTCGTCTCTTCGATCCACGGCTAAAGCGAAGACTTTACACCATCGCAGAGGATTTTTACAATAACTGCGAGAAGAGTATACCAGAAGCCTGTGGTTCTAACGCAAAAACTATCGGTGCATATCGATTCTTTCAGAATGAGGCGGTATCTATGGATGTACTCTTAACAGCACACACAGAAGCAACAATCGAGCGGATCAAGGAACACTCGATCGTATTAGCGCCACAAGACACCACAACATTGGATTACAATACACACCCGATGACGGAAGGATTGGGTCCCACAAGTGGTGAGCAAAGTGGTGGTCTGGGTCTTATCATGCATGATACGCTGGCCTTTACCGACAACGGGACTCCCCTTGGTGTGCTCGACGCCCAATGCTGGGCTCGTGATCCAGAGAATACACAGAAGAGCAAGAAGCGAAAATCTCTGCCGATCGAGCAAAAAGAGAGTATAAAATGGCTGAGTAGTTTCCGAAAAGTAGCCGAAATACAGAAACTGTGTCCTGATACGATGCTGGTCAGCATGGGAGATCGGGAATCTGATATTTATGAACTACTACAGGAGGCAACCAAGGATCCGGAAGGCCCAAAGCTTCTGATACGAGCCGAAAAAAGTCGCAATCGAAAGGTGGAGCAAAAACACCTGTGGGATCACATGATCCGTTGCGATGTAGAAGGGATGCTTAAAATACATATACCGCGTCGTGGGTCGACGAAAGCACGAGATGCTTTGGTCGAGTTGCGCTTTGCGGAAGTAGAGTTGACTCCTCCTAAACACTTAGCAACACAGCTGCCAATCACTGTTTGGGCTGTGTACCTGCGCGAGAATCCCGATACGCAAGACGACACCGACAAGATTAATCCCATAGAATGGATGCTTCTTACAACAGTTCCAGTACACACTCTGGATGACGCAAAGACGAGAGCGGAATGGTATTCCGGGCGTTGGGGCATTGAAGTATATCATCGAACGCTTAAAAGCGGTTGTCGTATTCGTGATCGCCAGCTTGAAACAGCTGATCGCCTTGAAGCATGTATTGGAATTGATATGGTCGTCGCTTGGAGAATCTATCACTTAACAATGCTAGGCAGGGAAACTCCGGAGGTACCCTGTACAGTATTCTTCAGCGATGTAGAATGGAAGGCACTCTGCTGCTATACTACAAAAGAATCTAAACCACCGGAGACACCACCGACTCTAGAGGAAGCCATACGTATGGTTGGACAAATGGGCGGGCATTTAGGTCGGAAACGCGATGGGGCGCCAGGAACCCAGGTGTTATGGCGCGGGCTGCAACGTTTAAGCACAGCTGCAGAAATGTATGCAATTTTCACAGAACCGAGAAATTCCTCGCCGTAA